A region from the Vicia villosa cultivar HV-30 ecotype Madison, WI linkage group LG3, Vvil1.0, whole genome shotgun sequence genome encodes:
- the LOC131657114 gene encoding uncharacterized protein LOC131657114, giving the protein MNNPPQLWKNKEVKFCLRPSHTQTIRLRIHHRGQLVDKPAKWYVNGQVSEMNWEWDVDYISYMQLEGLIRNEGYMNIKCMWYWNPKFSFSRGLRPLNCDADVVKLVEDVSGYELVDVYVEHSIGIPDVIDEEVEVEINDDCAPNSDDEEVEVNDDCVPITDDDAQVENENVEDEVLVGSEDVNDDDADYVGSEGDLDSFSDTEYECSDEIVDLDWTTVIPFENLGAKVNNSDVDDDSDVLLTPPDSDDDEEHEKLPAYKSGEIFKFQLGMMFNNKEMVRDALKEYAMKMKKNVALQKNDGKRMVVKCIDGCKFYMRITKRVGNQFWQVASLIDEHTCHITPYNRQEKTTWLAKKFAHILRHSPNMKPVGLIAKAVERWGVKLSHDQAYRAKRRAMDLIQGAGMDQFTHLRRYALELLKSNPNSNVVVQCADSNEGPVFETIYVCLDACKSGFAKYCRPLIGLDACFLKGDFGGQLMAAVGRDGNNKIYPIAYAVVEAETKDSWEWFINILMEDLESINHRAYAFISDQQKGLLPAVQSVSSHVEQRLCVKHLYGNWKKKYPRLELKEVMWSAARATTAATWDRAMLRMKRLNEAAWKEMKDIPAQYWTRSHFRTYSKCDLQVNNMCEAFNRAILEYRDKPIITMLEGIKHYLTKRITSQKYALSKYSGDICPRIQLVIEKNKKVVENWTPTWHGDDDLAIYGVTNGNETYIVNLKQQTCACRKWDLTGTPWCHAITCIWQSNKNPEEYVSEYYRKTTFKETYSNIILPTNGPQMWPLDDQVSINPPIMRRAIGRPKKMRNKVNDEPRNPHVLPRKLPTVTCHKCGAMGHNKRSCKGKRAADRAIPKGGNNKKEKSGKMKKKSTDTNASEVDSSSQAPQPTQQSQQ; this is encoded by the exons ATGAACAACCCTCCTCAGCTATGGAAAAACAAAGAAGTGAAATTTTGTTTGAG ACCATCTCATACTCAAACCATTAGATTAAGAATTCATCATAGGGGACAATTAGTTGACAAACCTGCTAAATGGTACGTTAATGGACAAGTCTCTGAAATGAATTGGGAGTGGGATGTGGATTATATTTCATATATGCAGTTGGAAGGTTTGATAAGAAATGAGGGGTATATGAATATCAAGTGTATGTGGTACTGGAACCCCAAGTTTAGCTTTTCTCGTGGCCTTAGACCTCTTAATTGTGACGCTGATGTGGTAAAACTTGTTGAGGATGTCTCTGGATATGAATTGGTTGATGTGTATGTAGAGCATTCCATTGGCATTCCCGATGTGATTGATGAGGAAGTAGAAGTTGAAATTAATGATGATTGTGCTCCAAACTCGGATGATGAGGAAGTGGAAGTTAATGATGATTGTGTTCCCATCACGGATGATGATGCTCaagttgaaaatgaaaatgtCGAGGATGAAGTACTAGTAGGGAGTGAAGACgtaaatgatgatgatgctgaCTATGTCGgaagtgaaggtgacttggacAGTTTTAGTGACACTGAGTATGAGTGTAGTGATGAGATTGTTGACTTGGATTGGACAACAGTCATACCTTTTGAGAACTTAGGTGCTAAGGTGAACAattctgatgttgatgatgacTCTGATGTGCTGCTTACACCTCctgatagtgatgatgatgaggaaCATGAGAAGCTTCCCGCTtataaaagtggagagatatTCAAGTTTCAACTAGGTATGATGTTTAACAATAAAGAGATGGTTAGGGATGCCTTGAAGGAGTATgcaatgaagatgaagaaaaatgtTGCTCTACAAAAAAATGATGGAAAGAGGATGGTAGTAAAATGTATCGATGGTTGCAAGTTCTACATGAGAATTACTAAACGGGTAGGGAACCAATTCTGGCAAGTTGCAAGTCTAATTGATGAACACACATGCCATATAACTCCATATAATAGGCAGGAAAAGACAACATGGCTTGCCAAGAAATTTGCACATATTCTAAGACATAGCCCTAACATGAAACCAGTGGGATTGATTGCTAAAGCTGTTGAGAGATGGGGAGTGAAGTTGTCTCATGATCAGGCATATAGGGCAAAAAGAAGGGCTATGGATTTGATCCAAGGTGCTGGAATGGACCAATTCACCCATTTAAGGCGTTATGCACTAGAGCTACTAAAGTCAAACCCCAATAGTAATGTTGTGGTGCAATGTGCTGATTCTAATGAAGGCCCTGTGTTTGAGACGATTTATGTGTGCTTAGATGCGTGTAAGTCTGGATTTGCAAAATATTGTAGGCCACTTATCGGTTTGGATGCTTGTTTTTTGAAAGGCGACTTTGGTGGACAATTGATGGCAGCTGTGGGGAGGGATGGAAATAACAAGATATATCCTATTGCTTATGCTGTTGTGGAGGCTGAGACAAAAGACTCTTGGGAGTGGTTCATCAATATTCTAATGGAAGACCTAGAAAGCATAAACCATAGGGCCTATGCTTTCATCTCAGACCAACAAAAG GGCCTTTTACCAGCAGTTCAGAGTGTGAGTTCTCATGTGGAACAACGCCTTTGTGTGAAGCATCTATATGGAAACTGGAAGAAGAAATATCCTAGGTTGGAATTGAAAGAGGTTATGTGGAGTGCAGCAAGGGCTACAACCGCTGCAACATGGGATAGGGCAATGCTAAGGATGAAAAGGTTGAATGAAGCTGCTTGGAAGGAAATGAAAGATATCCCGGCACAATATTGGACCAGGTCACACTTCAGGACTTATTCTAAATGTGACCTACAAGTAAATAACATGTGTGAGGCTTTTAATAGGGCAATTCTAGAATATAGAGATAAACCAATCATCACTATGTTAGAAGGGATTAAGCATTATTTAACTAAGAGGATTACTAGTCAAAAATATGCATTAAGTAAGTATAGTGGTGATATTTGCCCGAGAATACAGTTGGTGATTGAAAAGAACAAGAAGGTTGTAGAGAATTGGACACCTACATGGCATGGTGATGATGATTTGGCCATATATGGTGTGACAAATGGAAACGAAACATATATCGTCAATCTAAAACAACAGACATGTGCATGTAGGAAATGGGATTTAACTGGAACCCCATGGTGTCATGCCATAACTTGCATATGGCAAAGCAATAAAAATCCAGAAGAATATGTCTCTGAATATTACAG GAAGACTACTTTCAAGGAGACATACTCAAATATAATCTTACCTACCAATGGGCCACAAATGTGGCCTCTTGATGACCAAGTATCAATCAACCCACCAATTATGAGAAGGGCAATTGGACGACCCAAAAAGATGCGAAACAAGGTCAATGATGAGCCTAGAAACCCACATGTTCTTCCTAGAAAGCTGCCAACTGTTACTTGCCATAAGTGTGGAGCAATGGGTCACAATAAGAGAAGTTGTAAGGGAAAGAGGGCTGCTGACCGGGCCATCCCAAAAGGTGGAAATAACAAGAAGGAAAAGAGtggaaagatgaagaagaagagtaCAGATACAAATGCATCGGAAGTTGACAGCTCGTCTCAAGCACCTCAGCCAACACAACAATCTCAACAATAG
- the LOC131659725 gene encoding uncharacterized protein LOC131659725 produces MSRFSQGSNRSKSSFIRDECRCGLDAPLMTAWTDANPGRRFYGCGMYKIQGHKMCNHFVWYDEELTPREKELISLLNESLIIEKNKVNECKLKEEQLTMKMKFVKMQLKFTIGMSIVLLMGLVATSVMK; encoded by the exons ATGTCCCGGTTTTCTCAAGGAAGCAATCGCAGCAAATCGTCGTTCATCCGTGACGAATGTAGATGTGGGTTGGATGCACCACTGATGACGGCATGGACCGATGCTAATCCAGGACGCCGTTTCTATGGGTGTGGAATGTACAAG ATCCAGGGACACAAAATGTGCAATCATTTTGTTTGGTACGATGAAGAGTTGACTCCAAGAGAAAAAGAGTTGATTTCTTTACTGAATGAAAGCTTAATTATAGAGAAGAATAAAGTTAACGAATGCAAGTTGAAAGAGGAACAATTgacaatgaagatgaagtttgtgaaaaTGCAGTTGAAGTTTACAATTGGGATGAGCATTGTGTTGTTAATGGGACTAGTTGCAACAAGTGTAATGAAGTAG